The Panthera leo isolate Ple1 chromosome C2, P.leo_Ple1_pat1.1, whole genome shotgun sequence genome window below encodes:
- the SNRK gene encoding SNF-related serine/threonine-protein kinase isoform X3, with the protein MLVCGQPPFQEANDSETLTMIMDCKYTVPSHVSKECKDLITRMLQRDPKRRASLEEIENHPWLQGVDPSPATKYNIPLVSYKNLSEEEHNSIIQRMVLGDIADRDAIVEALETNRYNHITATYFLLAERILREKQEKEIQTRSASPSNIKAQFRQSWPTKIDVPQDLEDDLTATPLSHGTVPQSPARAADGVLNGHRSKGLCDSAKKDDLPELAGPALSAVSPASLKPTAGGRKCLFRVEEDEEEDEEDKKPVSLSTQVVLRRKPSVTNRLTSRKSAPVLNQIFEEGESDDEFDMDENLPPKLSRLKMNIASPGTVHKRYHRRKSQGRGSSCSSSETSDDDSESRRRLDKDGGFTYSWHRRDSGEGPPGSEGDGGGQGKPSDGGGGGGGGGADKASPSESGAGGGSPAGGSGGKPTGTSGSTRRCAGPGPGPGELVQSLKLMSLCLGSQLHGGARYILDPQGGLPFSSVKVQEKSTWKMCISSTGGTGPAPGAGGGKFFSDHVAAGAAELGRIKSKNLKNNVLQLPLCEKTISVNIQRNPKDGLLCASSQASCCHVI; encoded by the exons ATGTTGGTGTGTGGACAGCCACCCTTTCAAGAGGCCAATGACAGTGAGACATTGACCATGATCATGGATTGCAAATATACAGTACCATCCCATGTGTCCAAAGAGTGTAAAGA CCTGATCACACGGATGCTACAGAGAGATCCCAAGAGAAGGGCCTCCTTGGAAGAGATTGAGAATCATCCTTGGCTTCAAGGAGTGGACCCTTCGCCAGCCACAAAATATAACATCCCCCTTGTGTCATACAAAAACCTCTCGGAGGAGGAACACAACAGCATCATTCAGCGCATGGTGCTCGGGGACATAGCGGACCGAGACGCCATTGTGGA AGCCCTGGAAACCAACAGGTACAACCACATCACGGCCACATACTTCCTGCTTGCTGAAAGGATCCTGAGggagaaacaagagaaagaaatacaaaccaGATCTGCAAGCCCTAGCAATATCAAGGCCCAGTTtag GCAGTCGTGGCCAACCAAGATCGACGTGCCCCAGGACCTGGAGGATGATCTCACGGCCACTCCTCTGTCCCACGGGACCGTCCCTCAGTCTCCTGCTCGGGCTGCCGACGGCGTCCTCAACGGCCACAGGAGCAAAGGCCTGTGTGACTCGGCCAAGAAAGACGACCTCCCCGAGTTGGCCGGACCGGCGCTCTCCGCGGTGTCACCTGCGAGCTTGAAGCCCACGGCCGGCGGGCGCAAGTGCCTGTTCCGGgtggaggaggacgaggaggaagatgaggaggacaAGAAGCCCGTGTCCCTCTCGACGCAGGTGGTTCTGCGCCGGAAGCCCTCGGTCACCAACCGGCTGACGTCGAGGAAGAGCGCTCCCGTCCTCAACCAGATCTTTGAGGAAGGGGAGTCCGACGACGAGTTCGACATGGATGAGAACCTGCCTCCCAAGCTGAGCCGGCTGAAGATGAACATCGCCTCCCCGGGCACCGTGCACAAGCGCTACCACCGCAGGAAAAGCCAGGGCCGCGGCTCCAGCTGCAGCAGCTCGGAGACCAGCGACGACGACTCCGAGAGCCGCCGGCGGCTGGACAAAGACGGCGGCTTCACCTACTCCTGGCACCGGCGGGATAGCGGCGAGGGGCCCCCCGGGAGCGAGGGCGACGGCGGGGGCCAGGGCAAGCCgagcgacggcggcggcggcggcggcggcggtggcgcgGACAAGGCCAGCCCGAGCGAgagcggcgcgggcggcggcagCCCCGCGGGCGGCTCGGGGGGCAAGCCCACGGGCACGTCGGGCAGCACGCGCCGCTgcgccggccccggccccggccccggggaGCTGGTCCAGagcctcaaactcatgagcctcTGCCTGGGCTCGCAGCTGCACGGCGGCGCCAGGTACATTCTGGACCCGCAGGGCGGCTTGCCGTTCTCCAGCGTGAAGGTGCAGGAGAAGTCCACATGGAAGATGTGCATCAGCTCGACGGGGGGCACGGGGCCGGCCCCCGGCGCGGGCGGCGGCAAGTTTTTCTCCGACCACGTGGCCGCGGGCGCCGCGGAGCTCGGACGGATAAAGAGCAAGAACCTGAAAAACAACGTGCTGCAGCTACCTCTGTGCGAAAAGACCATCTCTGTGAACATCCAGCGGAACCCTAAGGACGGGCTGCTGTGCGCCTCCAGCCAGGCCAGCTGCTGCCACGTCATCTGA